A stretch of the Excalfactoria chinensis isolate bCotChi1 chromosome 25, bCotChi1.hap2, whole genome shotgun sequence genome encodes the following:
- the LOC140262573 gene encoding uncharacterized protein, whose translation MEVPAERAVPNPQPFPVPEPRWYPNDPVRRMGKLARFSPRIRTVARQNEVPEMDGVSVNKPMRQLGSSRIQHISIFPKGTEEIRASGTKDTGSDESNNGVPVKDVPMYCLKGAIAVFVPILLAIIGCCIWIRRRRQKQQRLMELAKARNAAYERSYADRRTRYQHRVPGHPARMPPPRPPSPIYTPMKPHRPPPPPPSYRGW comes from the exons ATGG AAGTGCCTGCAGAGAGGGCTGTTCCAAACCCGCAGCCGTTTCCTGTGCCGGAGCCCCGCTGGTATCCCAATG ACCCTGTGAGACGGATGGGGAAGCTGGCGAGGTTTTCACCAAGGATCAGGACAGTGGCGAGGCAGAATGAAGTACCTG AGATGGATGGAGTTTCTGTGAACAAGCCCATGCGTCAGCTGGGCAGCAGCCGCATTCAGCACATCTCCATCTTCCCCAAAGGAACAGAGGAAATAAGAGCATCTGGCACCAAAG ATACAGGTAGTGATGAATCCAACAATGGGGTCCCAGTGAAAGATGTCCCCATGTACTGCCTGAAAGGCGCCATTGCTGTGTTTGTTCCCATACTGCTGGCCATCATCGGGTGCTGCATTTGGATCCGGCGTCGGAGGCAGAAACAACA GCGCCTCATGGAACTGGCCAAAGCCCGCAATGCTGCCTATGAACGATCGTATGCAGACAGACGGACTCGGTACCAGCATCGAGTGCCAGGACATCCTGCCCGGATGCCGCCCCCGAgaccccccagccccatctACACCCCAATGAAACCCCACCGgcccccacccccacctccaTCATACAGGGGATGGTAG
- the DUSP11 gene encoding RNA/RNP complex-1-interacting phosphatase, whose protein sequence is MQMKVVDEALFDSGQPPIVPLPAAPLHTPAARGLRAGRSDTRRCGRPGCVVTSSRRRLPRGSGSREAEVAQAEVAQTEVPAAFPAAVSMPGRGRCRVPERWTDYVPLGRRLPGTRFIAFKVPLKKSFNHNLHPEERFSPCDLIEKVKEQKEELGLIIDLTYTTRYYGPEELPATLRYSKILTMGHEIPNKQTIFQFKRVVESFLRDNKDNDKLIGVHCTHGLNRTGYLVCRYLIDVEGMEPNAAIELFNRARGHPIERMNYIEDLQRRSGMKREVKNLGSVPIKQRVDAVWNSNKQKAENRPQRSEHLLLTTSRNSICAKKKKKQHDRVADQHREFVHKPGTAEKRWPCSLGQRNCSLSMPSKKRHNETSFLPPNPLHQQPQESCVARKRRRQRKKRMAELKGTTASSQGCLSTKELRKGSKLSQL, encoded by the exons ATGCAGATGAAGGTGGTTGATGAAGCGCTGTTTGACTCCGGGCAGCCCCCGATCGTCCCCCTGCCGGCCGCCCCCCTTCACACACCGGCTGCTCGGGGCCTCAGAGCGGGGCGCTCCGACACGAGGCGCTGCGGCAGGCCCGGCTGCGTCGTGACGTCATCACGCAGACGGCTGCCTCGCGGAAGCGGAAGTAGAGAAGCGGAAGTAGCGCAAGCGGAAGTAGCACAAACGGAAGTACCGGCTGCGTTCCCCGCCGCCGTCAGCATGCCGGGCCGGGGCCGTTGTCGCGTCCCGGAGCG GTGGACCGATTACGTCCCGCTAGGCCGCAGGCTGCCCGGTACCCGCTTCATCGCCTTCAAAGTGCCCCTAAAGAAG AGCTTTAATCACAACCTGCACCCGGAGGAGAGGTTTTCACCTTGTGACCTCATTGAGAAAgtcaaagagcagaaagaagagtTGGGCCTCATCATTGACCTGACGTACACGACGCGCTACTACGGACCTGAG GAGCTGCCAGCTACGCTCAGGTACTCAAAGATCCTGACCATGGGACACGAAATACCCAACAAACAGACTATTTTTCAGTTCAAACGGGTTGTGGAAAGCTTTCTGAGAGACAACAAAGACAACG ATAAACTTATCGGAGTGCATTGCACACATGGCTTAAACAGAACTGGCTACCTGGTCTGTAG GTACCTGATTGATGTTGAAGGCATGGAGCCCAACGCTGCAATAGAGT tgtTCAACAGAGCTCGAGGGCATCCCATTGAGAGAATGAACTACATTGAAGATCTCCAGAGAAGATCTGGCAT GAAACGTGAAGTGAAGAATTTGGGGTCAGTCCCGATCAAACAAAGAGTGGATGCTGTTTGGAACAGTAAcaagcagaaggcagagaaTCGCCCACAGCGTTCAGAACACCTCCTCTTAACAACGTCCAG GAACTCCATCTGTgccaagaagaagaaaaagcagcatgacAGAGTGGCAGACCAACACCGGGAGTTTGTGCACAAACCCGGCACGGCTGAGAAAAGGTGGCCTTGCAGTTTGGGTCAGAGGAACTGTTCGCTTTCGATGCCTTCTAAGAAGCGACACAACGAAACCTCCTTCCTACCTCCAAATCCCCTCCACCAACAACCACAGGAGTCGTGCGTGGCCAGGAAACGGCGGCGGCAACGTAAGAAAAGGATGGCAGAACTGAAAGGCACAACAGCATCCAGTCAGGGCTGCCTCTCCACAAAGGAGCTGCGCAAGGGCTCCAAACTGAGTCAGCTGTGA